The following proteins are encoded in a genomic region of Oncorhynchus kisutch isolate 150728-3 linkage group LG18, Okis_V2, whole genome shotgun sequence:
- the LOC109909648 gene encoding YTH domain-containing family protein 3 isoform X1 translates to MSGTTVDQRPKGQGNKVQNGSMHQKEGVNDEDFEPYLSSQTNQNNSYPPMSDPYIPSYYAPSIGFPYSLGEAPWSTAGDPPMPYLTTYGQMSNGEHHFIPDGVFSQPGALGNTPPFLSQHGFNFFPGNADYSTWGTSVSQGQSTQSNAYSNSYGYTPSSLGRAIADGQAGFSSDAQISKVPVLSSIEQGMTGLKLDMGAAVTKTVGSPLGGTLGMSSMAANNMPPLVSSSAPKPTSWAAIARKPAKPQPKVKPKANMGMGAPAIPPPPIKHNMNIGTWDDKGSVNKPPLAQAMMQPQTMVQQTLMGQPQPLLQSPLPHQHQHQHQHQHQQHHQPFQLQSLQSPQHPQQMPPGPPHHHQHTHQNFSSQPGPPQPMHQHQHPQPPPQNRWVAPRNRGTFNQGGAEGFGMGVGGVPLSASPSSGEVHPVLEKLRALNNYNPKDFDWNLKNGRVFIIKSYSEDDIHRSIKYSIWCSTEHGNKRLDGAYRSLGAKGPLYLLFSVNGSGHFCGVAEMRSPVDYNAYAGVWSQDKWKGKFEVKWAFVKDVPNSQLRHIRLENNDNKPVTNSRDTQEVPLEKAKQVLKIIATFKHTTSIFDDFAHYEKRQEEEEALRRERNRNQQ, encoded by the exons ATGTCTGGAACCACCGTCGATCAG AGACCCAAAGGACAAGGAAATAAAG TACAAAACGGATCAATGCATCAGAAGGAGGGAGTAAACGATGAAGACTTTGAACCTTACCTAAGCAGCCAGACAAATCAG AATAACAGCTACCCACCAATGTCCGACCCCTACATACCCAGCTACTATGCGCCTTCCATCGGCTTCCCTTACTCCCTGGGGGAGGCCCCCTGGTCCACTGCGGGGGACCCCCCCATGCCCTACCTGACCACCTATGGACAGATGAGCAATGGCGAGCACCACTTTATCCCCGACGGGGTGTTCAGCCAGCCGGGCGCCCTGGGCAACACCCCTCCCTTCCTCAGCCAGCACGGCTTCAACTTCTTCCCTGGAAACGCAGACTATTCCACCTGGGGCACCAGTGTCTCTCAGGGCCAGTCCACACAGAGCAATGCCTATAGTAATAGTTATGGTTACACCCCTAGTTCCCTGGGGAGGGCTATAGCTGATGGACAGGCAGGCTTCAGCAGTGACGCCCAGATCAGTAAGGTCCCGGTACTGAGCAGCATCGAGCAGGGCATGACTGGGTTAAAACTGGACATGGGCGCCGCCGTCACCAAGACTGTCGGCTCGCCCCTTGGGGGCACGTTGGGCATGAGTAGCATGGCGGCCAATAACATGCCTCCATTGGTTAGTTCCTCTGCCCCCAAACCCACGTCCTGGGCAGCCATTGCCAGGAAGCCGGCCAAGCCCCAACCCAAGGTCAAGCCCAAAGCCAACATGGGGATGGGAGCCCCTGCCATTCCCCCGCCGCCCATAAAGCACAACATGAACATTGGCACCTGGGACGATAAGGGCTCCGTCAACAAGCCCCCCTTAGCTCAGGCCATGATGCAACCTCAGACCATGGTGCAGCAGACCCTGATGGGTCAGCCCCAGCCCCTGCTGCAGAGCCCTCTGCCCCACCAGCACCAACACCAGCACCAACATCAGCACCAGCAGCACCACCAACCCTTTCAGCTgcagtccctccagtctccccaaCACCCCCAGCAGATGCCTCCAGGCCCccctcaccaccaccaacacacccACCAGAACTTCTCCTCCCAGCCTGGCCCCCCTCAACCTATGCATCAACACCAACATCCCCAACCCCCACCCCAGAACCGCTGGGTGGCACCCCGGAACAGGGGCACCTTCAACCAAGGAGGGGCGGAAGGCTTTGGGATGGGTGTTGGTGGGGTCCCCCTCAGTGCCTCTCCCAGCTCCGGGGAGGTGCACCCGGTGTTAGAGAAACTGCGGGCCCTCAACAACTACAACCCCAAAGACTTTGACTGGAACCTGAAGAACGGCCGCGTGTTCATCATCAAGAGCTACTCTGAGGACGACATCCACCGCTCCATCAAGTACTCCATCTGGTGCAGCACCGAGCACGGCAACAAGCGCCTGGACGGCGCCTACCGTTCGCTGGGGGCCAAGGGGCCCCTCTACCTGTTGTTCAGCGTCAACGGCAGCGGTCATTTCTGCGGCGTGGCAGAGATGCGCTCGCCCGTGGATTACAACGCCTACGCAGGCGTCTGGTCTCAGGACAAGTGGAAGGGCAAGTTTGAGGTGAAGTGGGCATTTGTGAAGGACGTGCCCAACAGCCAGCTGAGGCACATCAGACTGGAGAACAATGACAACAAGCCCGTCACCAACTCCAGGGACACTCAAGAGGTGCCTCTGGAAAAGGCCAAGCAAGTGCTTAAAATTATTGCCACTTTCAAGCATACCACCTCAATCTTTGATGACTTTGCACATTACGAGAAGCgccaggaggaggaagaggcccTGCGGAGG
- the LOC109909648 gene encoding YTH domain-containing family protein 3 isoform X2, whose amino-acid sequence MHQKEGVNDEDFEPYLSSQTNQNNSYPPMSDPYIPSYYAPSIGFPYSLGEAPWSTAGDPPMPYLTTYGQMSNGEHHFIPDGVFSQPGALGNTPPFLSQHGFNFFPGNADYSTWGTSVSQGQSTQSNAYSNSYGYTPSSLGRAIADGQAGFSSDAQISKVPVLSSIEQGMTGLKLDMGAAVTKTVGSPLGGTLGMSSMAANNMPPLVSSSAPKPTSWAAIARKPAKPQPKVKPKANMGMGAPAIPPPPIKHNMNIGTWDDKGSVNKPPLAQAMMQPQTMVQQTLMGQPQPLLQSPLPHQHQHQHQHQHQQHHQPFQLQSLQSPQHPQQMPPGPPHHHQHTHQNFSSQPGPPQPMHQHQHPQPPPQNRWVAPRNRGTFNQGGAEGFGMGVGGVPLSASPSSGEVHPVLEKLRALNNYNPKDFDWNLKNGRVFIIKSYSEDDIHRSIKYSIWCSTEHGNKRLDGAYRSLGAKGPLYLLFSVNGSGHFCGVAEMRSPVDYNAYAGVWSQDKWKGKFEVKWAFVKDVPNSQLRHIRLENNDNKPVTNSRDTQEVPLEKAKQVLKIIATFKHTTSIFDDFAHYEKRQEEEEALRRERNRNQQ is encoded by the exons ATGCATCAGAAGGAGGGAGTAAACGATGAAGACTTTGAACCTTACCTAAGCAGCCAGACAAATCAG AATAACAGCTACCCACCAATGTCCGACCCCTACATACCCAGCTACTATGCGCCTTCCATCGGCTTCCCTTACTCCCTGGGGGAGGCCCCCTGGTCCACTGCGGGGGACCCCCCCATGCCCTACCTGACCACCTATGGACAGATGAGCAATGGCGAGCACCACTTTATCCCCGACGGGGTGTTCAGCCAGCCGGGCGCCCTGGGCAACACCCCTCCCTTCCTCAGCCAGCACGGCTTCAACTTCTTCCCTGGAAACGCAGACTATTCCACCTGGGGCACCAGTGTCTCTCAGGGCCAGTCCACACAGAGCAATGCCTATAGTAATAGTTATGGTTACACCCCTAGTTCCCTGGGGAGGGCTATAGCTGATGGACAGGCAGGCTTCAGCAGTGACGCCCAGATCAGTAAGGTCCCGGTACTGAGCAGCATCGAGCAGGGCATGACTGGGTTAAAACTGGACATGGGCGCCGCCGTCACCAAGACTGTCGGCTCGCCCCTTGGGGGCACGTTGGGCATGAGTAGCATGGCGGCCAATAACATGCCTCCATTGGTTAGTTCCTCTGCCCCCAAACCCACGTCCTGGGCAGCCATTGCCAGGAAGCCGGCCAAGCCCCAACCCAAGGTCAAGCCCAAAGCCAACATGGGGATGGGAGCCCCTGCCATTCCCCCGCCGCCCATAAAGCACAACATGAACATTGGCACCTGGGACGATAAGGGCTCCGTCAACAAGCCCCCCTTAGCTCAGGCCATGATGCAACCTCAGACCATGGTGCAGCAGACCCTGATGGGTCAGCCCCAGCCCCTGCTGCAGAGCCCTCTGCCCCACCAGCACCAACACCAGCACCAACATCAGCACCAGCAGCACCACCAACCCTTTCAGCTgcagtccctccagtctccccaaCACCCCCAGCAGATGCCTCCAGGCCCccctcaccaccaccaacacacccACCAGAACTTCTCCTCCCAGCCTGGCCCCCCTCAACCTATGCATCAACACCAACATCCCCAACCCCCACCCCAGAACCGCTGGGTGGCACCCCGGAACAGGGGCACCTTCAACCAAGGAGGGGCGGAAGGCTTTGGGATGGGTGTTGGTGGGGTCCCCCTCAGTGCCTCTCCCAGCTCCGGGGAGGTGCACCCGGTGTTAGAGAAACTGCGGGCCCTCAACAACTACAACCCCAAAGACTTTGACTGGAACCTGAAGAACGGCCGCGTGTTCATCATCAAGAGCTACTCTGAGGACGACATCCACCGCTCCATCAAGTACTCCATCTGGTGCAGCACCGAGCACGGCAACAAGCGCCTGGACGGCGCCTACCGTTCGCTGGGGGCCAAGGGGCCCCTCTACCTGTTGTTCAGCGTCAACGGCAGCGGTCATTTCTGCGGCGTGGCAGAGATGCGCTCGCCCGTGGATTACAACGCCTACGCAGGCGTCTGGTCTCAGGACAAGTGGAAGGGCAAGTTTGAGGTGAAGTGGGCATTTGTGAAGGACGTGCCCAACAGCCAGCTGAGGCACATCAGACTGGAGAACAATGACAACAAGCCCGTCACCAACTCCAGGGACACTCAAGAGGTGCCTCTGGAAAAGGCCAAGCAAGTGCTTAAAATTATTGCCACTTTCAAGCATACCACCTCAATCTTTGATGACTTTGCACATTACGAGAAGCgccaggaggaggaagaggcccTGCGGAGG